The following are encoded in a window of Streptomyces sp. 11x1 genomic DNA:
- a CDS encoding LacI family DNA-binding transcriptional regulator yields the protein MNIGEIARRAGVSRSTVSYALSGKRPVSDDTRRKIQQVIDELGYRPNASARALANGRTSTIGLVFPPAGNHYTGMQLDFIGSVVEAAAAHDYDVLLSPSGVDSDRSFQRLLGERRVDGAILMEIRLEDDRVDHLADLDFPSVAIGRTARPEGGWWVGLDHTALAEACVHHLADLGHRRVAFVNRPEQLLRAGYESAHRGLDGFTKAAAERGLTVRTYTCGDDAASGQACLERILRDDPATTGLVTLNEAALGGLYRGLARADRHVPRDFSVTGIVASRWAETVTPQLTAADVPAEEMGRLAVDLLVERLDDPDASPRNHLLVPPISLRASTGPAGGGTVS from the coding sequence GTGAACATCGGTGAGATCGCCCGGCGGGCCGGTGTCTCGCGGAGCACCGTGTCCTACGCCCTGAGCGGCAAACGCCCCGTGTCCGACGACACCCGCCGGAAGATCCAGCAGGTCATCGACGAGCTGGGCTACCGGCCCAACGCCAGCGCCCGAGCCCTGGCCAACGGGCGGACCAGCACGATCGGCCTGGTCTTCCCGCCGGCCGGCAACCACTACACGGGCATGCAGCTGGACTTCATCGGCAGCGTGGTGGAGGCCGCCGCGGCCCACGACTACGACGTGCTGCTGTCACCCAGCGGCGTCGACAGCGACCGTTCCTTCCAGCGGCTGCTGGGGGAGCGGCGGGTGGACGGCGCGATCCTGATGGAGATCAGGCTGGAGGACGACCGGGTCGATCACCTGGCCGACCTCGACTTCCCCTCCGTCGCCATCGGCCGCACCGCGCGGCCGGAGGGCGGCTGGTGGGTGGGGCTCGACCACACCGCGCTGGCGGAGGCGTGCGTCCACCACCTCGCCGACCTCGGCCACCGCAGGGTCGCCTTCGTCAACCGGCCCGAGCAGCTTCTGCGGGCCGGGTACGAGTCCGCGCACCGGGGGCTGGACGGCTTCACCAAGGCCGCTGCCGAGCGCGGACTGACCGTGCGGACGTACACCTGCGGGGACGACGCCGCCTCCGGACAGGCGTGCCTGGAGCGGATCCTGCGGGACGACCCGGCGACCACGGGCCTGGTCACCCTGAACGAGGCGGCGCTGGGCGGCCTCTACCGGGGGCTGGCCCGGGCCGACCGCCATGTGCCGCGCGACTTCTCCGTCACCGGCATCGTGGCCTCCCGGTGGGCGGAGACGGTGACCCCGCAGCTCACCGCGGCGGACGTACCGGCGGAGGAGATGGGCCGCCTCGCCGTCGACCTCCTCGTGGAGCGGCTGGACGACCCCGACGCGTCGCCCCGCAATCACCTGCTCGTACCGCCGATCTCCCTGCGGGCCAGCACCGGCCCCGCGGGCGGCGGAACCGTCTCCTAG
- a CDS encoding carbohydrate ABC transporter permease: protein MNRSAARSWWKTAAGLLLTGIMLFPVYWMVNVSLTRDQDMRKSPPDLFPAHGTLAGYRTVLDDQLPYLGTSLVVALGTAVLTVALAAPAGYALAKLRPRGGGLLSFVLLAAQMIPGIIMAMGFYAIYLQLGLLQSVPGLIVADSTLAVPFAVLIFTAFMSGIPGELLQAAQMDGASALRTFVSIVLPMSRNAVVTVSLFAFLWSWSDFVFANTLVNGGAHEPITLGIYHYIGNNNQEWNAIMATAVVASLPATVILVLAQRYVAAGVTTGAVKD, encoded by the coding sequence ATGAACCGAAGTGCCGCCCGCTCATGGTGGAAGACGGCCGCCGGCCTGCTGCTCACCGGGATCATGCTCTTCCCGGTCTACTGGATGGTCAACGTCTCCCTCACCCGCGACCAGGACATGCGCAAGAGCCCACCGGACCTCTTTCCGGCCCACGGCACCCTGGCGGGCTACCGCACCGTCCTCGACGACCAACTGCCTTACCTCGGCACCAGTTTGGTGGTCGCCCTCGGCACCGCCGTGCTGACCGTGGCCCTCGCCGCGCCCGCCGGCTACGCCCTGGCCAAGCTGCGCCCCCGCGGCGGCGGCCTGCTGAGCTTCGTCCTGCTGGCCGCCCAGATGATCCCGGGCATCATCATGGCGATGGGCTTCTACGCCATCTACCTCCAACTCGGGCTGCTCCAGTCGGTCCCCGGCCTGATCGTCGCCGACTCCACCCTGGCCGTCCCCTTCGCCGTGCTCATCTTCACCGCGTTCATGTCCGGCATCCCGGGCGAACTCCTCCAGGCCGCTCAGATGGACGGCGCGAGTGCCCTGCGCACCTTCGTGTCCATCGTCCTGCCGATGAGCCGCAACGCCGTCGTCACGGTCTCCCTGTTCGCCTTCCTCTGGTCCTGGTCCGATTTCGTCTTCGCCAACACCCTGGTCAACGGCGGCGCCCACGAACCGATCACCCTCGGCATCTACCACTACATCGGCAACAACAACCAGGAGTGGAACGCCATCATGGCCACCGCCGTCGTGGCGTCACTGCCCGCCACGGTCATCCTCGTCCTCGCCCAGCGCTATGTGGCGGCCGGTGTCACCACCGGCGCCGTCAAGGACTGA
- a CDS encoding sugar ABC transporter substrate-binding protein has protein sequence MHPTFRQRRLTAAALTALAVAVSATACSSGSGSTGAEDADSGSYTIWDPYPQFAKGSAWTKLLDKCGTDAGVKIERTGFDTSDLPNKTLLAAQQGNSPDVLVVDNPVVSTLAEAGVLTTTDDNELDTSAVDPNLLAAGQSGGKTYGTPIGANTLALYYNKEVLKKAGVDIASVKDWKSLTAALTKVKKAGNKGITFSAIGTEEGSFQFLPWFWGSGAQLTELDSAESISALSLWKGWLDKGYAPNSVLNNTQTTSWQEFATGDYAFAENGTWQLAGAEKAGFDYGVLPIPGADGDNAAAPTGGEFVTVPVQQDTGRHATSRKLVTCLTSTENLYDTDTTLSYVAPTGEVQDKQVAANPDLKPWVEAVNAAKGRTSDDLGTKYPKISEQLWKAVQSALSGAESPKDALTKAQSAVK, from the coding sequence ATGCATCCCACCTTCAGACAACGTCGTCTGACCGCCGCAGCCCTGACAGCGCTGGCCGTGGCCGTCAGCGCCACCGCGTGCTCCTCCGGCTCGGGCAGCACCGGTGCCGAGGACGCGGACAGCGGCTCGTACACCATCTGGGACCCCTACCCCCAGTTCGCCAAGGGTTCGGCCTGGACGAAGCTGCTGGACAAGTGCGGCACCGACGCGGGCGTGAAGATCGAGCGGACCGGCTTCGACACCAGCGACCTGCCCAACAAGACGCTGCTGGCGGCCCAGCAGGGCAACTCCCCGGACGTCCTCGTCGTCGACAACCCGGTCGTCTCGACCCTCGCCGAGGCGGGCGTGCTCACCACGACCGACGACAACGAGCTCGACACCTCCGCCGTGGACCCCAACCTGCTCGCGGCCGGCCAGTCCGGCGGCAAGACCTACGGCACCCCGATCGGCGCCAACACCCTCGCCCTCTACTACAACAAGGAGGTCCTGAAGAAGGCCGGCGTGGACATCGCCTCGGTCAAGGACTGGAAGTCGCTGACGGCCGCGCTGACGAAGGTCAAGAAGGCCGGCAACAAGGGCATCACCTTCTCCGCGATCGGCACGGAGGAGGGCAGCTTCCAGTTCCTGCCCTGGTTCTGGGGCTCGGGCGCGCAGCTCACCGAACTCGACTCCGCCGAGAGCATCTCCGCGCTGTCCCTGTGGAAGGGCTGGCTCGACAAGGGCTACGCCCCCAACTCCGTCCTCAACAACACCCAGACCACCAGCTGGCAGGAGTTCGCCACCGGCGACTACGCCTTCGCCGAGAACGGCACCTGGCAGCTCGCAGGCGCGGAGAAGGCCGGCTTCGACTACGGCGTCCTGCCGATACCGGGCGCGGACGGGGACAACGCCGCCGCCCCGACCGGCGGCGAGTTCGTGACCGTCCCCGTCCAGCAGGACACCGGCCGCCACGCCACCTCGCGCAAGCTGGTCACCTGCCTGACCAGCACCGAGAACCTGTACGACACCGACACCACCCTGTCCTACGTCGCTCCCACCGGCGAGGTCCAGGACAAGCAGGTGGCGGCCAACCCGGACCTGAAGCCGTGGGTCGAGGCGGTCAACGCGGCCAAGGGCCGTACCAGTGACGACCTGGGCACCAAGTACCCCAAGATCTCAGAGCAGTTGTGGAAGGCCGTCCAGTCCGCGCTCAGCGGAGCCGAGTCGCCGAAGGACGCGCTGACCAAGGCCCAGTCGGCAGTCAAGTAG
- a CDS encoding LamG-like jellyroll fold domain-containing protein: MPSADRSARRRAPAAVALALGAGVLVAPAVPAQAADAPEPTARYTFDEDDLTSGKITDVSGNGLTASLVNGSTARSVEGTGGGRALALPGGTPTSDGAYVRLPRAVVGDATDLTVSARVKWGDDKSAWQRIFDLGTDTTRYLFTTPSHNGGALRTAVTTGGGGAESQVSGYAALPAGSWRTVTVTLDTAAGRVTTYLDGVAVSSAKTSVKARELLDASATAAGYIGKSFWPDPLLKGAIDDFTVWHSALSAEQVADVVGDAPTLQSLSRTSFDVRTTTGTAPSLPAAVRSSYSDGYDRDTPIVWDAVPEEKYARPGTFTVAGRAAGRDVQATVAVVREGQLTVDLASDTGAFHGGASGTLYGVYGPDVPTNNLIEGMGLRTVSTKAQDGPQHPGADALEVVKPLADSTDGDVYVYMTDIHRGFPYQWPGDTPAEKLKLYEQKLAKQVDQVLRLPEQYQDNIVFVPFNEPEGNMFGTGEWSYNRVSWLDEPDDFLAAWDSAYKLIKERMPDARIAGPNTSVLYDQVKGFMAHALAAGTLPDVVTWHELSHPEAVRDSVAKYRGWEKDLFKGTARDGTQLPININEYAFNYHTSVPGQMIQWVSAIEESKVDADIAYWNIDGNLSDSAVQSGRGNGQWWLLNAYASMSGHTVKVDPPFPGENYTMQGVGTLDERKKQARLIFGGSTGKGHITFAGVPKKTFGKNVHAWVREIEWSGQIGDSSGPKLLTETNLMVSEEGTVSVDFGDGALPALKESSAYEIVLSPAGKAKATLDAPTRWQHSYEAEDAAHTGSGYSKNGPEGSPRDVSKFYTSGGYDVGGLRTGSDLTLDFTVDVPEDGTYDLSVFANSLNTFDKVKDQGPTNVFLRVDGKADSEQELYLPLGYKWVVWDHTDTTVRLTKGRHTLTLAARSADGKRVTQGDAIVDRLTLSLPDASARTRVYEGELAWLGGGARPVYDLPKRAATGSGAARLPKKGTATFWVYSPADREATLRIDTLKGSGARLSVNGQDVLRLDKGRSSVAVSLSGGVNKVTVTGSSSTTLVDRLMVTSTEGTLPARTYEGKDAELRGSAALGSLSLATGGTAITGIGGDPGNGNTATFTVAADRAGTHALRIRYSNPEQSPATHYNPDPLARHADLAVNGGETRRVTFPHTFHQNNFWELTVPVHLRKGQNTITFRSEELPNFDGETYASDTFPGVLLRSRFAPLIDRITVAPYALEVR; this comes from the coding sequence ATGCCATCCGCTGACAGATCGGCCCGGCGCCGGGCCCCGGCCGCCGTGGCCCTGGCCCTCGGCGCGGGCGTGCTGGTCGCGCCGGCCGTCCCCGCCCAGGCCGCCGACGCGCCCGAGCCCACCGCCCGCTACACCTTCGACGAGGACGACCTCACGTCCGGGAAGATCACGGACGTCTCCGGCAACGGTCTGACGGCGAGCCTCGTCAACGGCTCCACCGCGCGGTCCGTCGAGGGCACGGGCGGCGGCAGGGCGCTCGCCCTGCCCGGCGGGACACCCACCTCCGACGGCGCGTACGTGCGCCTGCCCCGCGCGGTGGTCGGCGACGCCACCGACCTGACGGTGTCCGCCCGTGTGAAGTGGGGCGACGACAAGTCGGCCTGGCAGCGGATCTTCGACCTGGGCACCGACACCACGAGGTACCTCTTCACCACCCCGTCCCACAACGGCGGGGCGCTGCGCACGGCCGTGACCACCGGCGGCGGGGGCGCGGAGTCCCAGGTCTCCGGGTACGCGGCACTCCCCGCCGGCTCCTGGCGGACGGTCACGGTCACCCTCGACACCGCCGCCGGGCGGGTCACCACCTACCTCGACGGCGTGGCCGTCTCCTCCGCGAAGACCTCCGTCAAAGCCAGGGAGCTGCTGGACGCCTCGGCCACCGCCGCGGGATACATCGGCAAGTCCTTCTGGCCGGACCCGCTGCTCAAGGGCGCGATCGACGACTTCACGGTGTGGCACTCGGCGCTGAGCGCAGAGCAGGTGGCGGACGTGGTCGGTGACGCCCCCACCCTGCAGTCGTTGTCACGCACGTCCTTCGACGTGCGCACCACGACCGGGACCGCTCCGTCCCTCCCCGCCGCGGTCCGCTCCTCGTACTCCGACGGCTACGACCGTGACACGCCGATCGTCTGGGACGCGGTGCCCGAGGAGAAGTACGCCCGGCCCGGCACGTTCACGGTGGCCGGACGCGCGGCCGGACGGGACGTGCAGGCGACGGTCGCCGTGGTCCGGGAGGGGCAGCTCACCGTCGACCTCGCCTCGGACACCGGCGCGTTCCACGGCGGCGCCTCCGGCACGCTCTACGGCGTGTACGGGCCGGACGTGCCGACCAACAACCTCATCGAGGGCATGGGCCTGCGCACGGTCTCCACCAAGGCGCAGGACGGCCCGCAGCACCCGGGCGCCGACGCGCTGGAAGTGGTGAAGCCGCTGGCGGACTCCACCGACGGCGATGTGTACGTCTACATGACCGACATCCACCGCGGCTTCCCGTACCAGTGGCCGGGCGACACCCCGGCCGAGAAGCTCAAGCTCTACGAGCAGAAGCTCGCCAAGCAGGTCGACCAGGTGCTCCGACTGCCCGAGCAGTACCAGGACAACATCGTCTTCGTGCCGTTCAACGAGCCCGAGGGCAACATGTTCGGAACCGGGGAGTGGAGCTACAACCGGGTCAGCTGGCTCGACGAACCCGACGACTTCCTGGCCGCCTGGGACTCCGCGTACAAGCTGATCAAGGAGAGGATGCCGGACGCCCGGATCGCGGGCCCCAACACCAGCGTCCTGTACGACCAGGTGAAGGGCTTCATGGCGCACGCCCTGGCCGCCGGCACGCTCCCCGACGTCGTCACCTGGCACGAGCTGAGTCACCCGGAGGCGGTGCGCGACAGCGTGGCCAAGTACCGGGGCTGGGAGAAGGACCTGTTCAAGGGGACCGCCCGTGACGGCACCCAGCTCCCCATCAACATCAACGAGTACGCGTTCAACTACCACACCTCGGTGCCCGGCCAGATGATCCAGTGGGTCTCGGCGATCGAGGAGTCCAAGGTGGACGCCGACATCGCCTACTGGAACATCGACGGCAACCTCTCCGACTCCGCCGTGCAGTCGGGCCGCGGCAACGGCCAGTGGTGGCTGCTCAACGCGTACGCCTCGATGAGCGGGCACACGGTGAAGGTGGACCCGCCGTTCCCCGGCGAGAACTACACCATGCAGGGCGTCGGCACGCTCGACGAGAGGAAGAAGCAGGCCCGGCTGATCTTCGGCGGCTCCACCGGCAAGGGCCACATCACCTTCGCCGGCGTCCCGAAGAAGACCTTCGGCAAGAACGTCCACGCCTGGGTCCGCGAGATCGAGTGGAGCGGACAGATCGGCGACAGCTCCGGTCCGAAGCTGCTCACGGAGACGAACCTGATGGTCTCCGAGGAAGGCACGGTCTCCGTCGACTTCGGCGACGGCGCCCTGCCGGCGCTGAAGGAGTCCTCGGCGTACGAGATCGTCCTCAGCCCCGCCGGGAAGGCGAAGGCCACCCTGGACGCGCCCACGCGCTGGCAGCACTCCTACGAGGCCGAGGACGCCGCCCACACCGGGTCCGGCTACTCGAAGAACGGACCCGAGGGCTCACCCCGTGACGTGTCGAAGTTCTACACCTCCGGCGGCTACGACGTCGGTGGCCTGCGCACCGGTTCGGACCTGACGCTCGACTTCACCGTGGACGTGCCCGAGGACGGCACCTACGACCTGAGCGTGTTCGCCAACTCCCTCAACACCTTCGACAAGGTGAAGGACCAGGGCCCCACCAATGTCTTCCTCCGGGTCGACGGCAAGGCGGACAGTGAGCAGGAGCTGTATCTGCCGCTGGGTTACAAGTGGGTGGTCTGGGACCACACCGACACCACGGTCCGGCTCACCAAGGGCAGGCACACCCTGACGCTCGCCGCGCGGAGCGCCGACGGCAAGCGCGTCACCCAGGGCGACGCCATCGTCGACCGGCTGACCCTCTCCCTGCCGGACGCCTCCGCCCGCACACGGGTGTACGAGGGTGAACTCGCCTGGCTGGGCGGCGGGGCACGTCCCGTCTACGACCTGCCGAAGCGGGCGGCCACCGGATCGGGCGCGGCCCGGCTCCCGAAGAAGGGCACCGCCACGTTCTGGGTGTACTCCCCCGCCGACCGCGAGGCCACCCTCAGGATCGACACCCTGAAGGGCTCGGGCGCCCGGCTCTCCGTCAACGGCCAGGACGTCCTGAGGCTGGACAAGGGCCGGAGCAGCGTCGCGGTCTCCCTCTCCGGCGGCGTCAACAAGGTGACCGTGACCGGGAGTTCGTCCACCACGCTCGTCGACCGCCTCATGGTCACCTCGACCGAGGGCACACTCCCGGCGCGTACGTACGAGGGGAAGGACGCCGAGCTCCGCGGCTCGGCCGCGCTCGGCTCCCTCTCCCTGGCCACGGGCGGCACCGCGATCACCGGGATCGGCGGCGACCCGGGCAACGGCAACACCGCCACGTTCACCGTCGCCGCGGACCGGGCGGGCACCCACGCGCTGCGCATCCGCTACTCCAACCCGGAGCAGTCGCCGGCCACCCACTACAACCCGGACCCGCTCGCCCGCCATGCCGACCTCGCCGTCAACGGCGGTGAGACGCGGCGGGTCACCTTCCCGCACACCTTCCACCAGAACAACTTCTGGGAGCTGACCGTCCCCGTCCATCTGAGGAAGGGGCAGAACACGATCACCTTCCGCTCCGAGGAACTCCCGAACTTCGACGGCGAGACCTACGCCTCGGACACCTTCCCCGGTGTGCTGCTCCGCTCCCGCTTCGCCCCGCTGATCGACCGGATCACGGTCGCACCGTACGCACTGGAGGTGCGATGA
- a CDS encoding heavy-metal-associated domain-containing protein, which translates to MAEKYFTVSGMSCGHCAESVTEEVVAVPGVTEVDVDVRAGLVIVRGETVDDAAVRTAIVEAGYEVAEVVRRAAA; encoded by the coding sequence ATGGCCGAGAAGTACTTCACCGTGTCCGGCATGAGCTGTGGCCACTGTGCCGAGAGCGTCACCGAGGAGGTCGTCGCGGTGCCCGGCGTCACCGAGGTCGACGTCGACGTACGCGCCGGCCTGGTGATCGTACGGGGGGAGACGGTCGACGACGCGGCGGTGCGTACGGCGATCGTCGAGGCCGGCTACGAGGTCGCGGAGGTCGTACGCCGGGCGGCTGCCTGA
- a CDS encoding methylmalonyl-CoA mutase family protein: protein MTVLPDDGLELAAEFPDATHEQWQRLVAGVLRKSGKDVEGAQAEEALSTALEDGLRTRPLYTAHDTAPPSGHPGFAPFVRGGRAAGNTVGGWDVRQRHTAADGAAVLTDLENGVTSLWLVLGEGGFPVASLGRTLDGVHLDLAPVVLDAGAEAEPAARELLRLYAERGVAGAAARGNLGADPLGHEARTGQSYDSAPVLDLARRCAEEYPGLRTLTVDALPYHEAGGSAAQELGASLATGVAYLRELTGAGLSVEQAFAQLGFRYAATADQFLTIAKLRAARRLWARVAEVCGAPAAGAQIQHAVTSPVMMTRRDPWVNMLRTTIAALAAGAGGADSVTVLPFDHRLGLPDAFARRIARNTSTILIEESHLARVIDPAGGSWYVERLTDELAHAGWEFFQQIERLGGQAAALRSGDLCRDLADTWAARTGGLAKRREPVTGVSEFPHLTEKPVVRAPAPEPPSGGLPRVTRDEAYETLRARSDAHLAATGSRPRIYLAALGPAAAHTARTTFAANLFQAGGIEPVTEGSFEDSGATEVCLCSSDALYEESAATEAAALRASGATHVFLAGRPGEYADVDAYVFAGCDAVAVLSATLDRMGVS from the coding sequence ATGACGGTCCTGCCTGACGACGGGCTTGAGCTGGCCGCCGAGTTCCCTGACGCAACCCACGAGCAGTGGCAGCGCCTCGTTGCGGGCGTGCTGCGCAAGTCGGGCAAGGACGTCGAGGGCGCTCAGGCCGAGGAAGCCCTGTCCACCGCGCTGGAGGACGGGCTGCGCACCCGTCCCCTCTACACCGCGCACGACACCGCGCCCCCCTCCGGCCACCCCGGCTTCGCGCCCTTCGTACGAGGGGGCAGGGCCGCCGGCAACACCGTCGGCGGCTGGGACGTACGCCAACGGCACACGGCGGCGGACGGCGCGGCCGTGCTCACGGACCTGGAGAACGGCGTCACCTCCCTGTGGCTGGTGCTCGGCGAGGGCGGCTTCCCGGTGGCGTCGCTCGGCCGGACCCTGGACGGCGTCCACCTCGACCTCGCGCCCGTGGTCCTGGACGCGGGTGCCGAAGCGGAGCCCGCCGCACGGGAGTTGCTGCGGCTGTACGCCGAGCGGGGCGTCGCCGGTGCGGCTGCGCGGGGCAACCTGGGCGCGGACCCCCTCGGTCACGAGGCCCGCACCGGACAGAGCTACGACAGCGCACCCGTCCTCGACCTCGCGCGCCGGTGCGCCGAGGAGTACCCGGGGCTGCGGACGCTGACCGTGGACGCCCTGCCGTACCACGAGGCCGGCGGCTCGGCGGCGCAGGAGCTGGGCGCCTCGCTCGCGACCGGTGTCGCGTATCTGCGGGAGCTGACCGGCGCCGGGCTGAGCGTCGAGCAGGCTTTCGCACAGCTGGGGTTCCGGTACGCGGCGACCGCCGACCAGTTCCTGACGATCGCCAAGCTGCGCGCCGCGCGCCGCCTCTGGGCCCGGGTCGCCGAGGTGTGCGGGGCACCCGCCGCCGGGGCGCAGATCCAGCACGCAGTGACCTCGCCGGTGATGATGACGCGCCGCGACCCGTGGGTGAACATGCTGCGTACCACCATCGCCGCGCTCGCCGCCGGCGCGGGCGGCGCCGACTCGGTCACCGTGCTGCCCTTCGACCACCGGCTGGGCCTGCCGGACGCGTTCGCGCGACGGATCGCCCGCAACACCTCGACGATCCTGATCGAGGAGTCCCACCTCGCCCGGGTGATCGATCCGGCGGGCGGCTCCTGGTACGTGGAGCGGCTCACCGACGAACTCGCCCACGCGGGCTGGGAGTTCTTCCAGCAAATCGAACGCCTGGGCGGACAGGCCGCCGCGCTGCGATCGGGCGACCTCTGCCGGGACCTCGCCGACACCTGGGCGGCCCGCACCGGCGGGCTCGCCAAGCGGCGCGAACCGGTCACCGGTGTCAGCGAGTTCCCGCACCTGACGGAGAAGCCGGTCGTCCGTGCCCCGGCGCCCGAGCCGCCCTCCGGCGGTCTCCCCCGCGTCACCCGCGACGAGGCGTACGAGACCCTGCGGGCCCGCTCGGACGCCCACCTCGCCGCGACGGGCTCCCGCCCCCGGATCTACCTGGCCGCCCTCGGCCCGGCCGCCGCCCACACCGCGCGGACGACCTTCGCCGCCAACCTCTTCCAGGCGGGCGGCATCGAGCCCGTCACGGAGGGCTCCTTCGAGGACAGCGGCGCCACCGAGGTCTGTCTGTGCTCCAGCGACGCCCTGTACGAGGAGAGCGCCGCGACCGAGGCGGCCGCGCTCAGGGCCTCCGGCGCCACGCACGTGTTCCTCGCGGGCCGCCCCGGGGAGTACGCCGACGTCGACGCCTACGTCTTCGCGGGCTGTGACGCCGTGGCCGTCCTGTCCGCCACCCTCGACCGCATGGGAGTGTCCTGA
- a CDS encoding sugar ABC transporter permease: MNDTRQVPDRRSARDAARTAATAPPRAPARERRRPVSTQWAAWAFLTPVTLYLVLFYAYPLYRNLDLSLRDYTVRSFVQGDAPFTGLANYQKVFDDPTFAPALLHTVVFTAVCLVFQYAIGLALAVFFHQHFRLSATLRALFLVPWLLPLIVSASTWSWMFNSDSGIVNAALHAVGVGPVHWLTSPDWSLTSVIIANIWIGVPFNLVVLHSGLQSVPGSLHEAAALDGANAWQRFWRITFPLLRPVSAITLLLGLVYTLKVFDIIWIMTKGGPADSSTTFATWSYQLGFGNLLPAFGPGAAVGNLLVVAALVFGLIYLRVQRKQGLS, translated from the coding sequence ATGAACGACACGAGACAAGTCCCGGACCGCCGGTCCGCGCGCGACGCGGCCCGGACGGCCGCCACCGCCCCGCCCCGGGCCCCCGCGCGAGAGCGGCGCCGTCCGGTCTCCACACAGTGGGCGGCCTGGGCCTTCCTCACCCCCGTCACCCTCTACCTCGTCCTCTTCTACGCCTACCCGCTCTACCGCAACCTCGACCTGAGCCTGCGCGACTACACCGTCCGCTCCTTCGTCCAGGGCGACGCGCCCTTCACGGGCCTGGCGAACTACCAGAAGGTCTTCGACGACCCGACCTTCGCCCCCGCCCTGCTGCACACCGTCGTCTTCACCGCCGTGTGCCTGGTCTTCCAGTACGCCATCGGCCTGGCGCTGGCGGTCTTCTTCCACCAGCACTTCCGGCTGTCTGCCACCCTGCGGGCTCTGTTCCTGGTGCCGTGGCTGCTGCCGCTGATCGTGTCCGCCTCCACCTGGTCGTGGATGTTCAACAGCGACTCCGGCATCGTCAACGCCGCCCTGCACGCCGTCGGAGTCGGCCCGGTGCACTGGCTGACCTCCCCCGACTGGTCACTGACCTCGGTGATCATCGCGAACATCTGGATCGGCGTCCCCTTCAACCTGGTGGTGCTCCACAGCGGTCTGCAGTCCGTCCCCGGTTCGCTGCACGAGGCCGCGGCCCTCGACGGGGCGAACGCCTGGCAGCGCTTCTGGCGCATCACCTTCCCCCTGCTGCGCCCGGTCTCCGCCATCACCCTGCTGCTGGGCCTCGTCTACACCCTCAAGGTCTTCGACATCATCTGGATCATGACCAAGGGCGGCCCGGCGGACTCCTCCACCACCTTCGCCACCTGGTCCTACCAACTCGGCTTCGGCAACCTCCTGCCCGCCTTCGGCCCCGGCGCGGCCGTCGGCAACCTGCTCGTGGTCGCCGCCCTGGTCTTCGGCCTGATCTACCTCCGCGTGCAGCGAAAGCAGGGGCTGTCATGA